One part of the Raphanus sativus cultivar WK10039 chromosome 7, ASM80110v3, whole genome shotgun sequence genome encodes these proteins:
- the LOC108816993 gene encoding protein SIEVE ELEMENT OCCLUSION C, translating into MSDHANKETRHLQIQVFSTQPITMNSPMNISALNEDIIVEQLLRTHDPDGRWIDSKTLLQEVEAILSFILESDVSKPLPTENCMTNIEVFESKETLPYAISRISVQMLCPCMGENEIHTRTMLLFDLLKEYRWDAKAVLVLGALAATYGGLMLPIHLGVNDPVAASIATLNQLPIERTKFRPWLNSLGLLIKALVDVTKCITEFERLPFKQAKLDSSIVGETMSNIRLATYWVVKSALACLQQIPYYFKQPQQATESRRAAGELSSLGYQLRSMHTRLSKQVEECSTQIEETIHQRLRNINRETHQDNQEVLQLLFSLEDDLLLQQYSSQIAITDLKEKVILLLLSKPEPLPTEPFHFLLQQLYDHPSNTNTKQNYEILWIPLQTSQKWTYEEKETFKLSSNSLPCISVKRPWLMNPTVLNFLRTEWPYRDGEETMVVVVMDTNGKVVNMNAMDMVLVWGVKAYPFTVSREDELWEEDDRWSLKLILDGIHPDFNTWVKQGREIIILGSDDSNWVDETKSLARRIQNLGFEFELIELSTRTSAKEESSIQELFWLRLESIKRSKLRRTESSKRDRVFEEVTELLEFDYGTRKGWAIVGKGSTEKIVGENLTERMRRILRWGDSAAGMSFTEAIRVAEEEEPCEESHTVVVVVPFEEGLRVVTCEKCKRPMKRFVAYQ; encoded by the exons ATGTCTGATCACGCAAACAAAGAGACAAGACATCTCCAAATTCAAGTCTTTTCAACACAACCAATTACCATGAACTCCCCGATGAACATCTCTGCTCTGAATGAAGATATCATAGTTGAGCAGCTACTTCGTACCCATGATCCAGACGGTCGCTGGATTGATTCCAAAACGCTGCTTCAAGAAGTAGAAGCCATCTTGAGCTTTATTCTGGAAAGTGAT GTTTCTAAGCCGCTTCCGACTGAAAACTGTATGACCAACATTGAAGTTTTCGAATCAAAGGAGACACTACCATACGCTATCTCCAGAATCTCTGTTCAG ATGCTTTGTCCATGCATGGGGGAAAATGAGATCCATACAAGAACAATGCTTTTGTTCGATCTTCTGAAAGAATACAGATGGGATGCAAAAGCTGTGTTAGTACTTGGAGCCCTTGCTGCAACATACGGAGGACTAATGCTACCAATTCATCTAGGCGTTAATGATCCCGTGGCAGCATCTATTGCAACACTCAACCAGTTGCCTATCGAGAGAACCAAGTTCAGACCATGGTTAAACTCCCTAGGCTTGCTCATTAAAGCTCTTGTTGACGTAACCAAATGCATCACTGAGTTTGAAAGACTTCCATTTAAACAAGCGAAGCTAGACAGCAGCATTGTGGGAGAAACCATGTCTAACATCCGTCTGGCTACTTACTGGGTCGTCAAAAGTGCACTTGCATGCCTGCAGCAGATCCCTTATTATTTCAAGCAGCCCCAACAG GCAACGGAATCAAGGAGAGCTGCAGGGGAGCTTTCGAGTTTGGGATATCAGTTGCGCAGCATGCATACCCGTCTCAGCAAGCAAGTTGAAGAATGCAGTACACAGATAG AGGAAACAATCCATCAAAGGCTTAGAAACATTAACAGGGAGACTCATCAAGACAACCAAGAGGTACTCCAACTACTTTTCTCTCTAGAAGATGATTTGCTACTTCAACAATACTCTAGCCAG ATAGCTATAACTGACCTGAAAGAAAAGGTAATACTGCTTCTATTATCAAAGCCAGAACCCTTACCCACAGAGCCATTTCACTTCCTGCTTCAACAGCTATACGATCATCCTTCCAACACcaacacaaaacaaaactacGAAATCTTATGGATTCCACTACAAACGTCCCAAAAATGGACATACGAGGAGAAGGAAACCTTCAAACTCTCCTCCAATTCCCTACCATGCATCTCAGTAAAGCGGCCATGGTTGATGAACCCCACGGTACTGAACTTCCTAAGAACAGAATGGCCGTACCGAGATGGCGAGGAGacaatggtggtggtggtgatggatACTAACGGGAAGGTTGTGAACATGAACGCCATGGACATGGTGTTGGTTTGGGGTGTTAAAGCATACCCATTTACAGTTTCCAGAGAAGACGAGCTTTGGGAAGAAGATGATAGATGGTCCTTGAAGCTTATCCTTGATGGCATTCATCCTGACTTCAACACATGG GTGAAGCAAGGGAGAGAGATAATCATACTCGGAAGCGATGATTCGAATTGGGTGGATGAAACCAAGTCATTAGCACGAAGAATTCAAAATCTAGGGTTCGAGTTTGAGCTGATTGAACTCAGTACACGAACATCAGCCAAGGAAGAGAGCTCAATACAAGAGCTCTTCTGGCTCCGATTAGAATCCATCAAAAGATCGAAACTCAGACGAACCGAATCGTCGAAACGCGATCGCGTGTTCGAAGAAGTTACGGAGCTGCTTGAGTTCGATTACGGTACACGCAAGGGCTGGGCGATCGTCGGGAAGGGATCGACGGAGAAGATCGTCGGAGAGAATCTGACGGAGAGGATGAGGCGGATCTTGCGGTGGGGAGACTCCGCGGCGGGAATGAGTTTCACGGAGGCGATTCGAGtcgcggaggaggaggagccgtGCGAAGAGAGTCacacggtggtggtggtggttccgTTTGAGGAAGGTTTGAGAGTTGTCACGTGCGAGAAATGCAAAAGGCCCATGAAGAGGTTTGTTGCCTATCAGTAA